In a single window of the Acyrthosiphon pisum isolate AL4f chromosome X, pea_aphid_22Mar2018_4r6ur, whole genome shotgun sequence genome:
- the LOC100572622 gene encoding uncharacterized protein LOC100572622 isoform X1 — MGHEISSETSSETSSEGSSEMSDDDEPDDGRSENMCSDSSEDAEDFDEDNENLTFLRGIINRPSLFGFGRMSSMESAISELYKSPPSRRQNQPLPLRKQQHQLPPSHRVSSPLNADSATADVEAEKMKKLLEWELSALEADDLRSHAWYHGQQVDRTEAERLLRQCVAEEHGSTTATIITENDTITPQSLHHPFDTSDLDGMDDSSDDSSDSDVPVDGVVQLKRPKRPHRPRRHFYCFLVRDSLNVRPPGRYVVSCLRVDKYEDLETGDKNISQRCHDDEQRRKIRRKQQRRRRKQHRHPVLHFVINEIILQPGTVYERSQFSFGETLPSMTTAISTAVVNNNVGLINDQQQCQPGFDSVPDLIRYYVGGADDNAVLSYGGGNDAVVSGSMTLSRTAQSEVRIRYPCNRRRPLMTDNSLTEAESPNTLPSTMENSRLVRQRCRTLATASTHTEGLQVLSTSPGRETEASTSSQNTNHRRHSPSPPPQTSKWMRVQSSSRSSVRRTPSATVTSATVTSATSLKPSSAAGSANQTQSQPLTLSPCRPRIDPQLLITGSTSGSPDPSVTTLPRLSRSPQDLLKIFPSRFKPGIASTSMGSSIKTLPHQPKSSYPLPSTSGSSSSLSYERPSTSRSISNSDQSSFSLRRTPSYPGMPSGSTPHLTISDLLSSPLSSTDSSRLSRSISRTNSLSREFSEPRSSVFGINAMGRNEGVPTPAINIDSPGIPSSVRESFNAAAVNLLPLPFQAEIVSSFLRIKVRNGFRCKLTRARQPQYSTPFDRHGRPESRRYEPERPRVLTNNQNTTISSENEIGDEELELLLSSTSDSPSISTSTLKDEEVDRNRNGNGQLVDRQKLESAIEQPQQNERQFTDRQVVNSQRKTRDEEVQEVENPMQNVKVRHKSVEEEHTRLDDWIDTKVDQKQSDEQKTLDSNVENSSEASENQNFRKCRTRWTNPLRQGLVDMLEQPHLDLQNGQLTQITETQDCDPQQRSSRHIQQTLNEEREVDHTIESMDTELHRSIPDTETRQLATLTNRTNREATVSPAQTGDTRSSTRLVNRNLNGNRMRRHYSMRTLLIQERNAQFELEIMQRHMQNLNRLLIASENHQLPTGGDLPSAGKYLREQVIPPGETQLRVNQEGEGAPVTKADQSNTTAVEYSTDPSGQEIGTYFVGVGSIGYRLACDYVNINPRIDNHNNSFDKSDTQHLNTNNLDRIHHKNYKHQGSKQQSNSYNSLVNDNIEAGADYENIISHNTDDTNDCNYENIGKKNDEKRQHRINNFNGGSTAVTAALRAVHLAIIGDPDDNSGASVGTGRLAAALCRADGQVTVLPYRRNFTKSEQVGPLLSTCPLQLLGQPGPAGRRARLDVIERFACLQYLVAMTVIVTPCLLLIGSDINDKENLEWSLEDEYEYRRRRFYYRCAGISSWCVSDNNSNSDDDDESYKLTAYSDFDSGYSLPPREEWAVEKRHWLDLLTRHRAAALDKWIRTAADAKQAVGDVYGYRALMSALCSDRIQGLQDAWATLRRLHTATAVTFESRLRPEFLGRREKNVVAVLGNPGINDIDDNDVNELLQLPPNATVPDATALAVLYEHLYNDNNFDTNSSINTTAASSNDIGSKKEKNPRLSSFFTSPLLLSPSPWSSLNSGISGGLGSSVASDYGLSALHVQCIQYSEWVQQSYGNDDSILPLTKPPMLQLDRFRSNFRALLRQYSGSGFESYDDGDESFNCVLSYKNKNFQKDENTSYHEELNYNQNDNFAYERQYEEKVEEYGTCDADYDECDDDDDDDDDDDDDDATVIYCNNNSSLSAVKSVAVDTMCGDSHVTATPAEKQRQTTTKNEQCHRLKQDQEEDQYYRWIEDVSANSPAPAPLNIVFCTELHVRLFWPPTIFLQDINDNEDTVDPKLAIPAYALGTTYMATAIAAYDNESETTNHVPPALPLNHVITAQLDQAAQDMRLRYKAMDDFLDRACAYSTLVAKIAYEL; from the exons gaAGACGCTGAAGATTTTGACGAAGACAACGAAAACTTAACCTTTTTGCGTGGAATAATTAATCGGCCTTCTCTATTTGGTTTTGGAAGAATGTCATCTATGGAGTCTGCAATTTCAGAACTATACAAATCACCACCGTCACGCAGACAAAATCAACCACTACCGTTACGCAAACAGCAACATCAACTACCGCCATCACACCGTGTATCTTCACCGTTGAATGCCGACTCAGCCACTGCTGATGTAGAAgccgaaaaaatgaaaaaactttTGGAATGGGAGCTGTCAGCATTGGAAGCGGATGACTTGCGATCACATGCCTGGTACCATGGTCAACAGGTGGATCGAACCGAGGCTGAGCGGTTATTACGCCAGTGCGTCGCCGAAGAGCATGGTTCTACTACTGCTACTATAATCACTGAAAATGACACGATTACCCCTCAATCATTACATCATCCATTCGACACCAGTGATTTGGATGGGATGGATGATAGTAGTGATGATAGCAGTGACTCAGATGTCCCTGTTGACGGTGTGGTGCAGTTGAAAAGGCCCAAGCGGCCGCACCGACCCCGGCGGCATTTCTATTGTTTCTTAGTTCGAGACAGTCTGAATGTCCGGCCACCGGGCCGATACGTTGTGTCGTGTTTGCGGGTTGACAAGTACGAAGATCTTGAGACCGGGGACAAAAACATATCCCAACGCTGTCATGACGATGAGCAGCGACGTAAGATTCGGCGAAAACAACAAAGGAGACGGCGAAAGCAGCACCGACATCCGGTGTTGCATTTTGTCATAAATGAG ATAATCCTACAACCTGGAACAGTATATGAGCGATCGCAATTCAGTTTTGGGGAAACCTTACCCTCGATGACTACAGCtatttcaactgctgttgtaaacAACAACGTTGGGCTTATTAACGACCAACAACAATGTCAACCAGGATTTGATAGTGTGCCCGATCTGATCAGGTATTATGTTGGCGGTGCTGATGACAATGCTGTACTTTCTTATGGAGGTGGAAACGATGCCGTTGTAAGTGGTAGTATGACACTTTCTCGAACAGCGCAATCTGAGGTACGAATTAGGTATCCATGCAACAGGCGTCGCCCACTGATGACTGACAACTCATTGACTGAAGCTGAATCTCCAAATACTCTCCCGAGTACGATGGAAAATTCTCGGTTGGTGCGACAACGTTGCCGTACTTTAGCTACGGCATCCACCCACACTGAAGGACTACAGGTATTATCCACTTCTCCTGGTAGGGAAACAGAAGCGTCAACATCATCTCAAAATACAAACCATCGACGCCATTCGCCATCGCCACCTCCTCAAACTTCAAAGTGGATGCGCGTGCAGTCTTCATCTAGGTCGTCAGTCCGAAGAACTCCTTCAGCGACCGTAACTTCAGCAACAGTTACATCAGCTACGTCTTTGAAGCCTTCTTCAGCAGCAGGATCGGCAAATCAAACTCAGTCACAACCATTGACATTATCTCCTTGCCGCCCAAGAATTGATCCACAATTATTAATCACTGGATCCACATCAGGATCACCAGATCCGTCAGTCACAACTCTACCGCGTTTGTCAAGATCCCCCCAGGACCTCTTAAAAATTTTTCCAAGCCGTTTTAAACCTGGAATCGCATCAACGTCAATGGGCTCGTCAATTAAAACTTTACCACACCAACCAAAATCATCTTATCCACTTCCTTCAACCTCTGGATcttcatcatcattatcatatGAACGTCCTTCAACGTCAAGGTCAATATCAAATTCGGACCAATCAAGTTTTTCACTACGACGTACGCCATCATATCCAGGTATGCCATCGGGAAGTACTCCACATTTGACAATCTCTGATTTATTATCATCACCGTTATCTTCGACGGATTCATCAAGGCTTTCACGAAGTATATCCAGAACTAATTCATTAAGTCGTGAATTTAGTGAACCACGGTCCAGTGTTTTCGGTATTAATGCGATGGGCAGGAATGAGGGTGTACCAACACCCGCCATCAATATAGATTCCCCTGGGATACCATCTTCAGTCAGAGAGTCTTTCAATGCGGCTGCGGTTAATTTACTTCCCTTGCCTTTTCAGGCCGAAATAGTGTCATCATTTCTCCGAATAAAGGTACGCAATGGCTTTCGGTGTAAGCTGACCAGGGCGAGGCAACCTCAGTATTCAACTCCATTCGATAGGCATGGTAGGCCAGAATCCCGTCGGTATGAACCCGAAAGACCCCGAGTTCTTACTAACAACCAGAATACAACGATTTCCTCGGAAAATGAGATCGGTGACGAGGAACTAGAGCTACTGCTTTCATCAACTTCCGATTCCCCATCCATTTCAACATCCACGTTAAAAGATGAAGAGGTAGACCGTAATAGAAATGGAAACGGACAGTTAGTCGATCGTCAGAAACTAGAAAGTGCTATAGAGCAACCCCAACAAAATGAACGCCAATTCACAGACAGGCAGGTTGTAAATAGCCAAAGGAAAACCCGGGATGAGGAGGTCCAAGAGGTTGAGAATCCGATGCAAAATGTAAAGGTGAGGCATAAAAGTGTAGAAGAAGAGCATACACGTCTTGATGATTGGATTGATACAAAGGTAGATCAAAAACAAAGTGATGAGCAGAAAACTTTGGATTCTAACGTGGAAAACTCATCGGAAGCATCTGAAAATCAGAATTTTCGGAAATGCCGCACTCGTTGGACTAACCCATTGCGTCAAGGATTAGTTGACATGCTGGAACAGCCACATTTGGATCTCCAGAATGGACAATTGACTCAAATTACGGAGACACAAGACTGTGATCCCCAACAACGAAGTTCGCGGCATATACAACAGACGCTAAATGAAGAACGGGAGGTTGATCATACGATAGAGAGTATGGATACAGAACTACATAGAAGCATTCCAGATACAGAAACCAGACAACTAGCAACGTTAACTAATCGCACAAACCGGGAAGCCACAGTTTCCCCAGCTCAAACTGGTGACACTAGGAGTTCTACTAGACTTGTAAATCGGAACTTGAATGGAAACAGGATGAGGCGACATTATAGTATGCGAACACTTTTAATCCAGGAAAGAAACGCTCAATTTGAGCTAGAAATTATGCAGCGGCATATGCAGAACCTTAATAGACTTTTGATCGCTTCGGAAAACCACCAGTTGCCGACGGGGGGCGACCTTCCGTCGGCAGGGAAGTACCTCAGAGAACAAGTGATTCCACCGGGAGAAACCCAATTACGAGTCAATCAGGAAGGCGAAGGCGCCCCCGTGACCAAAGCCGACCAATCGAATACAACCGCCGTCGAGTACAGCACCGACCCATCCGGCCaagaaataggtacttattttgttGGTGTCGGCAGTATTGGGTACAGGCTGGCTTGCGATTACGTAAACATCAACCCTCGAATCGATAACCATAACAATTCATTCGACAAAAGTGATACTCAACATCTCAACACCAACAATCTTGACAGGAtccatcataaaaattataaacaccaAGGCAGCAAACAACAAAGCAATAGCTACAATAGTTTAGTTAATGACAACATCGAAGCTGGAgctgattatgaaaatattatttctcacAACACTGATGATACCAATGATTGTAATTAcgaaaatataggtaaaaaaaatgatgaaaaacgGCAGCATCGAATTAATAACTTTAACGGAGGTAGTACAGCAGTTACTGCCGCCTTGCGTGCCGTCCACCTGGCGATAATTGGTGATCCTGACGACAATAGTGGAGCATCAGTGGGTACGGGCAGACTAGCAGCCGCCTTGTGTCGTGCTGATGGTCAGGTTACCGTACTACCATATCGACGGAATTTTACTAAAAGTGAACAAGTTGGTCCACTTTTGAGTACGTGTCCGCTTCAACTTTTGGGTCAACCAGGACCAGCGGGACGGCGAGCTCGTCTTGATGTCATAGAAAg GTTTGCATGTCTACAGTACCTCGTCGCAATGACAGTAATAGTGACACCTTGTCTGCTACTAATTGGCAGTGATATCAATGACAAGGAAAATCTTGAGTGGAGTTTGGAAGATGAATACGAATACCGGCGTCGGCGGTTCTATTACAGATGTGCCGGTATCAGTAGTTGGTGTGTCTCCGATAACAATTCCAATTCTGATGACGATGACGAGAGTTATAAACTAACAGCTTATTCAGACTTTGACTCTGGTTATTCATTACCACCAAGGGAAGAATGGGCTGTTGAAAAACGTCACTGGTTGGATCTACTGACTAGACATAGGGCAGCTGCCTTGGATAAGTGGATTCGTACTGCAGCTGATGCCAAACAGGCAGTGGGTGATGTCTATGGTTATCGGGCTCTCATGTCCGCGCTATGTTCTGACAGG ATCCAGGGACTTCAAGATGCATGGGCAACTCTTCGTCGGCTACACACTGCCACGGCCGTGACGTTTGAGTCCCGGCTTCGACCCGAGTTTCTGGGTCGcagagaaaaaaatgtagtgGCGGTGTTGGGAAATCCAGGTATTAATGACATCGATGACAATGACGTGAATGAGCTACTACAGCTTCCACCTAACGCAACAGTACCTGATGCCACAGCATTGGCTGTACTATACGAACATTTGTATAAcgacaataattttgatactaatAGTAGCATCAACACCACTGCCGCTAGTTCAAACGATATTGGCAGTAAGAAGGAAAAAAACCCTAGACTATCGTCATTTTTTACTTCACCCTTGTTATTGTCACCTTCGCCGTGGTCATCTCTCAATAGTGGTATAAGTGGTGGACTAGGATCATCGGTTGCATCTGACTACGGACTGAGTGCTCTTCATGTTCAGTGCATCCAGTACTCGGAGTGGGTGCAGCAGAGTTACGGTAATGATGATTCTATATTACCATTAACGAAACCACCAATGTTACAATTGGACCGGTTTCGCAGTAACTTCCGTGCACTATTACGTCAGTACAGTGGAAGTGGATTTGAAAGTTATGACGACGGTGATGAAAGCTTTAACTGTGTGctaagttacaaaaataaaaactttcagAAGGATGAAAATACCTCTTACCATGAAGAATTGAACTACAATCAAAACGACAACTTTGCATACGAACGACAGTATGAAGAGAAAGTGGAGGAATATGGCACATGTGATGCTGATTATGATGAATGtgacgatgacgatgatgatgatgatgatgatgatgatgatgatgctACAGTTATATACTGCAATAACAATAGTTCTCTTTCGGCGGTGAAAAGTGTTGCAGTTGATACCATGTGCGGGGACTCACATGTTACAGCTACACCAGCAGAAAAGCAACGACAAACAACAACGAAAAATGAACAATGCCATCGCCTTAAACAAGATCAAGAAGAAGATCAATACTATCGCTGGATTGAGGATGTGAGTGCCAATAGTCCAGCCCCCGCACCGTTGAATATTGTGTTCTGCACTGAGCTTCATGTCCGCCTATTTTGGCCTCCAACTATTTTCCTTCAAGACATAAATGACAACGAAGATACCGTTGATCCTAAGTTGGCGATACCCGCCTACGCGCTAGGTACGACTTACATGGCGACCGCAATAGCCGCTTACGATAATGAAAGCGAAACTACTAACCATGTGCCACCGGCATTGCCTCTGAATCATGTGATAACTGCACAACTGGATCAAGCCGCTCAGGATATGCGTCTCAGGTACAAAGCCATGGATGATTTTTTGGACAGAGCGTGTGCCTATTCAACGTTGGTCGCTAAAATAGCCTATGAACTATGA